cgtcagttcagtccatcagtctggacagactgacgggagaattatcgtgtaacacgcggactgatggtctggactgatgaaaatttaaatttttagataatattcgtcagtccattttgaatgacagaaaactgataggagactgatcCTGTAACCTGATCGTGTCATTCTTgcgtcagtcaccatattagacaagactaaatgactgtgttgcgttctgtgtccaaacggcgactgtgtcgtaatttttgtcgtgttgtcagtctggactgatcaTGTAACCGTGTtcattttccatcattctggcatcagtcaaaactcgaatggactgatgggctgaactgacgccaggattagcgtgtaaccgatgtctaagtATTAAGTGCTTAATACGCGGTGTTTAGGGAGCCAGTGTGATTTTTAAAAGAATGATTTTGATTTTATATATTCCGCGTAGAGTATTAGGCACTTTAGGAGTTGACTATGATTGTAATGTTAAACAACTACAAAATTATCAATGAGTTTAAAGCTCAAATACATTCTGAAGAGATTACTTACAAAACGTAAAGTCCCTTCATCTGGAAAAAAATAtagtgatatttatttataatataagcgTAGTATAAAACTTAGCTTAACAGAATACATCTAAACTACAATGATATGTACAACCATGATTATaaggattaatatttaataaaagtagGTATGGTAACTTTTAAACAGGACGCCTAAATGTTACAATTTTTTAATATACCCTGAATTTGCAAACCAATCTTTTCAAGATAAGATTGATATTTGTTAACAACACAATTCAGACAGTAACCTGTGAAATGAGGGCCTCATGAGATACATTATAAAGCAAAATCCGTCCAGAGGATTAACAAATGACGTGCAgatataatttcatataaagATTTGAAAACGAGTTATAAGGACCTCAGTTCAACAGGTTTTAATTTATAAGGTTCACATGTACCTTTTTAATTATCTCATAAAATAAGACTTTCAAAGCATAACACCAACATTTAAAAGATCTAATAGAATTTCTAGAAAAATAGATTTATTAAGAGTAAGATATTGAGCAATTGTCCAAGCTCGATAAAAGGAAAAATCCTACGTATTTTGGCAACTTACCTAAAACTAGTAAACAACACGATAAAACCCTGTTACGTAATTCGGAGAGGGGTGCCAATTCCAGTCACGGacttatgaaaataaataatggcCCAAATAAAACTAATTCAGATACTCGGTCGGTAGACGGTCTCAACTCTATTAAACATTTCATACATTTAGTACGGTTTAACGGAGATTAAGAAACAAAATAAGAAACTGATTTAGTTTTCTGTTTGGTTTAAAACAACAGTGCTTCTATGTTTTGACAGGAAGATGTGTAAATTAACTGGTAACACTTTCTTGACCAATGATAAAGAACATAAGGTGAATAAAAATCTATGACAGATCTGAAAAGCATTTTGAATGCTAATGTTATTGTGATTGTAAATAATTTGAGAAGACAGTGTACCGGAAGACCAAACGTCTGAAAAAGGCAAGTCAGCACCATAAAGAATTTAACAGTTACAAGAGTTCAGGTCCCTAAAATCACGTACGCAGCATCAGTCGATGTCTAAACTTTTGAAACTGCTGGTCAAGCTAGCGAACAAGCCTTTACTGGGCTTCTTGATTCTCTTCTTCTCATCAACCTTGAACACCTCCGTTTCTATAAGCCAGTCTCTGTAGGTTTCCTCCATGTTTTTGCGTTGTTCGGCGTGGAAGTCTTTGACGGGGGGAAGGGGGCCGCCGTAGTCTTCCGGGAGGAGTTCCTTGTCGACGACGGCGGCGGGGCCCTCGGAGCAGAAGTTGAGCAGATTGAGCAGGTTGGAGTGGATGAGAGGCTTCACCAGACACATCACCTGGTTGATGAACGAGACTGTATGCACCACGTGAATCTTTTTCAGACGACACGGGTGCGCGGTCTGAAAGTacaacaaaaaaagttaaaggAACACTAATGATTGCTTTGACAATAGAAACTAAACTCGagaaacaaaactaaaattaaaaataagcgGACAGATAATTCCATCcgtattttactttttaatgtaggtacatcaGCCATCGTCAAGACCATTCGAATAAGTCCACACTCGATGAGATTATATCGATTAATTATACCTAACCTACTGTTCCTCTGGTCATCTTCAGCCCCCATTAACAGACAAGCTTGAAGGTAATATACAGTTACATTGTCACCGAAGTTATACTCTGGCACAGCCAATTTGTCAGTCGAAAAAGGTGGCTTTAAAATATGTAGGTGCGAAGGGTTGATTTCTCTATAAAAAATAGAATTTCGCACCTCTTTCTACTGACAATTTGGGCGTGTTTGAGTAGGTATACTTAAGTTCTCGAATGCCGCCGGGACGCGGATCCGCGTACGAGGaaactatttgaaaaaaatacttgtGGTACACGAGAGGTTAAGTGCCAATGTCGTAAAACTATCTACCTACATGTTAAAGTGACATTCCAAGAGATGGgttcaatagggtatttgactactagtcaaatcagtttcttttttcgaactgtcaaaacgattttgctactatggaatttatataaaacactagcatgtgacgtcacgatcaaataaaaataactgatgtctacgtttctctattaatcttctggtcctttatttcttgcattgtgcaaaataatttattttaaatactgtCAAATATTCCTATCCCTATTCACAAGTTAAACCGACCTGAATGTAAACCATGAACGCCCGCAGCGCCGGCAACGTGACCCTGGTGAGGTGGCCGAGACTGCAGCCCTTCATGTCGAAGATGACGATGTACCCGTCCGACAGCCTGTCTTCGGAAAGCTTCACGTCATTGAACATGCAGAACACCCGCACGGCGTCCGCGAAGTTTAGCTTGCTGAAAGAATATGTATTTTGttaataaatgtacctacttttgatactaagcttttatcgctgattgtacttttctttcaatagtgaactaatactcatcgaaacaatagggaatattattaggcaaagctctgagTAGGTGGCggcactagcacatacagtaaacaaacctcattcacatcatcaatgacacatcatacgtcactaggtcaatcacatagcctaccgtgaaacacgacaatcgaaagttccgtttctgcctctctatcactcttgcttattcgatcgatagagaggcagataaagaaatttcgattttcgcgtttcgcgataggccacctgtaaacaaaccgccttggtgcttcaatgtcatagtgaaaacttgtcaaaaaactgtttaaggcgacggtagcggtgggtaaaatttcagattctgtcaatttaccccatttcacacacaagcgcacttcacgcacactacctcactttactgggacaggtcagtgacccatcatgttttttttaagattggacttttagtttagtattgaccactagcctcctttgagggtaaaagcgttccattgaaagatgaaagagaaacaatgcatttaatcttgctttccttgtctgttcatgtcacacgtgacgtacttacctatttaattaatttgattgttgactgttttactacctaatattgctttgtcgagatacgccttttgtacaattaaagcgaataaaactagatgtcattaagtcagatgtaaaatgttatttactactctatacggtttttcataaggtgcaaaatccattcaataggaatttaaataaataaagtttcagcagggtggcaattccattttggcggataaagcgaaacagaatagttctatcgaacctgcttacaaattttcacgagaatcagttgagaaatgtgatctgcaaaggagaacatacaaaagcatttttgcccaagctgaaacggagacctttgctaatgctcggccaatgatggtttaggtacacctataaaaaatggttgtccctgctgtaattttaatatctttatatttcaaccggtatagttttaccttcaaaaataatcggtatcgctaaacaatagcggtaccttactacttatacgttcacgaaatcggtatctgcataacttgattgttagtaaactaacctgaaaaataatctcaaaatcaccgaaacatttatgtacagtcacctgcaataatatgttacgtcattagcgccaactttgcctccagggaaactttgcccaacacgacaattttaaacaaattcgttaatgtagaaaaaattataatagttatggccaccctgctatttttagtagaaaataggttatatttctgacaaaactatataccaaacttgtgcataacttgacttgggaatttagagtttgagcgagttgtctaatatagggtatatttcggcgggcaaaaaattgataaataatgaatgcaagtagaaaaaattgagaaccctttgacaaatatttccgggtttgagttataacacatgaagcatagattatgtctattgagatttaaactaaaaaggcctaaatacacaaaagttttagcggtgggcaaagtaatccggtaatttggcatctataccaacattgcccaccaccaaaaacggattagggttgtcactttcatctaatttacccaacttcgcaagtaaaagaaggttatgtttgtacactaaaataagtttataaatatatactgtatttaatttgtcacGGGCAAAATAATCAGATCCACGGGGAGACTCAGAACAGTGCCGCGACGCATGGCACTTTCATGCAAAAACCCGCGAGTAATCGGCCCGACATACTACGAGTGTCTACCCGCTGAATTACGAACGGAAAcatctgacgaaacatttgaacgtcaactgagagtccttttattggataatccactttattctgtaaatgagtatatgaccctgacattttaaattgaaaattgaatcgtataaatttgacatgttctcagttattgatttatgtatattgtaatatgtacctagtattttatttagaacatgacgatcattaagagatactcgtactaagttattaccgtattttgttttgacatgaatggataaatttaattgttgacataagattaattattgcaagacatttttttaatttgtatgtattaaataatattatgtaaatatgaatgacgatcataatataaattcgtgtagattagtctagcataatttataatgtaatttaatattatgagaataaatatctaaatctatctaaaatctaaatctatcctttatttagatgttttatcccgttaacgaatgaaaaacacaacaaaaatcatatttttggccattaaactattgtaacagattttctcaaaagtgacaaccctagcctttgtaaaatgcttaggcgagccttatttggaaatgggcaaaaacgggtaggcaacattgcccagcaattttttttttaagttttttcacttatcgctaagttattaacagggaatggtaggattgcccaaaacctttaagtgatccttagacatcatcatcatacgagctgtatttgaataccaaattgacgtgggcaatgttggcgaaaaccccggatatctttgcccgccctctaaaacgcaaaaaaatgagtaaaaacatgataaaaaatattttttcttttaaataaactgatgcgtttgatcacaatggacgtgctgagcaaaaaaagtcatatgatgtgatgttttttgagaaattcgttttaaaaaataagcgggcaaagttggtgataatgacggtacctactcttcgaaggccgcaaaaatatgtgacatggtcttatggttctacaaataagatcgtgtcagatatttttgcggccttcgttgtgtaacataaattgcaggcgactgtacatttggaataattattttatttagtttgaacgaaagtttcaagtttagtacgaaaatacttcagatatgcaatatgcacaaaatgtagacctaatcgaaataaaacattgctttttataggtaatttataaaacattcgatacataggtatacataacaataactagagcgctattggcctgtaagcttcatctcggtctccaaagccgcaaaaactcgctagtacttagtgctggtctagccgttattttttcttgaagattttcagagaacagcacgtacacgcattatacatatagacggaacgaaccgcataatcattatcatttattcgtcgcaatccatggtattacagatctaggtacaagactttcaggtattacttatacgaattacataactctttctgttaataggcattattttaagataaaagttctataatataatacaagattacaattgtcatcaaaattcattgacgtacagaagtcaaatacgtttttaaactgacgcaaaatgataccagcataataaaaattgatcccaatcagtaaagatgagtctttaaacttttttcattttaagcgagttttgaaggaacataatacttaaattcgactgtaatcgtattgttttaagatagtttactgcggttttcaaccattataacagcaaatcaaatttaaatgagacgcgagctgatatttatgtaccctattttttgaaatacaatttatctactggtatactttctcgtgtgcgtatatattttaatgtcaatataattgtcaaaagcaagaaaatcaagctgtcattttcatttgaagaagtacacgtgtgctccggtgtagccccaacgggcatctgacttgaagaagaattttgagtgatgtcgtcaatgtatggaaattgttcgaaagtttacatttgagattgaatttctgtgttgtctttgtgagtaaaaatataaatcgataataaattggtagctgaattatctagctttcagaatcatacaataattcaattactgtcaaagacaaaattgttttgcttctgtctcaaacggaactccatattttgtttttttgatacttttagtgtcgatttgtagagaataacagcaaattaaaaatacaatggcatgaagagtcggtacgcggtttcttcgtgaacaaatttacgtgtaatttaatgcaattattaaacatttattgaacaaattatggttacaaagtgaggtctaaatcgaaaacgtcatataccggccccttaaggcctaatatgtataaattactctatggtttactaaacaaattagtgctgcactctggcggcagaacattgcagtaatactccctattccaACACAATGAAGTTGCGTTCTTCTATAAATCAGACAGAATCAGATTAACTCGATGGTAACATAATATGGCATTGTCAGTGTCTTCTACCGTACATAAATACTAGAGTCCATTGCAAAATTTATGAGAAATCACAATTAAATACAGATCAGAACGTAGACACATAAAGTATGGAGTGCCACGAGGGAGTGTACTGGGACCCTCGTTATTCTTGATTTACATCAATGACATTGTAAGAAATAGcccacttttttttttctttatcgaAGATAGCACAATAATATTGACTACGAAAAGACATTATAAGTTGGCTAgacaattattttaaaataaataccaagagttagaccaagataagtctggaAACGATTTTAATAcctagcacacgcagtgcaagtgttacttaagtcataatttcagagaaatttgacatttaaaacaacacttgcactgcgtgtgctatcagaatcgttgcagatttatctttgtctaactctacatacatacattagtTATAGGACAGGTTTTCACTTCAATGACACCTCGACGGCTGCGAAGTACTTCAATATCCCTTCCCTCAGTAATCGTAggatgtatttggatgttatgtttttctacaaaatttgtaaaaatgcaATCCAATGCCCTAATCTTTTACAAAAAGTGCTTTTTAGTGTTCCGCACCGCCCCTTACGTTCTAGGCCCCTTTTTCACGTTACTTTTGCTCGCAAGAAATATGCGCAGCATACGTTTTTCAGACGAGTGCCCAACTATTGTAATAGACATCTAGGCAGGATTGATCCCTTTCACAAATCACTTACTACACTTAAAATCatgttaaaggaaaaaatattattgctgtAACTACCTACTCTCtgagattttattttgatagcTATTGTTCCTTGatttttatctatttttctGTACTACGCTTCCTATTTTCAGAATTTCTATATTTCTTTTCTTGACCCTcgctgtaattattattattattccgacTTTTTGCTGTAAGTATTATTGAGTTATTCTTGCTTCTTGTTGTATGTATCCTACCTTGGGCTTATgcttgtacctattgtataccaattttcagttacatgtatattttatgaacctccaggtctttttAGTATTAAGATTTATGTGCGTATTACGCACCTCTAACATATGTATCTTATATGACTGTATGTgttctgaataaataaaataaaaaaataaaaaataaaaaataaaacatacgaGTAGGTAATGAAAAACAAAATTGCATACCTATAGTCGAAGTCCGACAGCCGGTAGAGCAGCACGTGGTAGCCCTCGGATGTCTTGTTCGGGAGGCCGATCATGTGGCTGTAACAGGAAAGATTTACTTAAgttcaagcgaattcatcattttagtttttacactgtTCCGGTAAAAACCGAGGAAATACGCCCGATTACTAAGATCACGGCAAGATACCGAATAATGTGACCATAATTGGAGCAAGCCtataattatgattatgaacGTGAGTTATAAAGAAAAAACTCCTGACTCTGCACATTAAGATATTTACGCTTTACTATCAAACTTCAGACTCAACAACTGCTCATTCTCTTCTAAACTGGGTTAATCTAGACTAGTAGTAGCTTGCCTTGGACCGTGTATTGTATCGTCACTTCTTTTATGCGATTTTATTTGTTTGACAATATTTCTATCTATCTATTCCGAAGCTGATCAGAACAGAGGCATTTTTCATATTGTACAAATGATCAATTTTACCATTCACATTTTATTCTAACCTAATAGATCTGCTTCAGAAAATCTTTCTGTAACTCCAAACTTTCTACCGGTAATTGTCCCGGTATTTCAGTTGTTAGGTAAACAGATTATGCGGTGAATTTCGCTTATACACTTAAAAACGTGCAGTAAGCAGTTGTTAAGTAACGGCCGTATACTAGCCCGTATTCTGACATAACCACTCATTTTCTCAACATTAATGTAAGGACGATTGGCAGTGGCAATTCAAACGTacatataacattttttaaactaTGTCGATTCAACAAGCTTGTCCACTTGATAATATTGCGGACAAGGTAGGACACGAAGCGCGACTGgtcaataaatttaatatttttaagaccGGTAAACATTGCAAGACCTTGTTACGGTAACGTGAGGAAACAGGGTTCCCCCAATGTTTTATTTACCCAACATGACCTTTAAGGAGATCAGGAAAAATACGTGAGTTGTAGGGAGCCATTTATGTTTATTGGACGGAACCATCAATGTCAAGTTATTAAGGTAGAAGACCCCCCAATGCGCAcgctacctacctatttttttgGGGTGAAAATAGTTTAATCAACTTGGTGCGGTGATATCAAAAATGGACTAGGAGGTATTTTCAAATCCTGTTCATCAAATTAACTAGACAAAAATCATTCGGCTAATTCAATCCTGTTTGAATTTGATATTGCGCCactgtacctaattattatatAAACGAACACTATTTGTTTTTGGACTGCACAATACACGTGCATGTTTACAGTTACGTAACTTATCTGCGACTCGTAAAATAAGAATGAAGCGGACTCGAGTGGCCCTGGCCTTAGGCTAGCAGAGGTTAGTAGCCGCTTTACCTTGAGGAACATTCAAATGTTATAAAAATCAGATGATCAATTTTGATTTATCCCAGTGCACCGCTCGCACTCATATGCCAGAGAGATGGACTCagcttaatataaaaaattataTCATATTTATATAATCTAACTGCATCTCCTTGTCGGAACGGAGTGTTAACTGTGTTTGATGAGCACGTCATAATGATAATACATCCTAGATATAGATATATTTTAGAATGAAGTTTTCAGAGTATCTACCAACCAAACAACCGATGTgttataagatttattagctTAACACTTTCCTTTGTCTTAAAAGTAACTCAATCGAATATATTCTTCGTTCGTTTCAAAATGTTTATCTCCTTTCAGGTAGTTATTAATTTACAATTGAATTGCATGACTCAAAGTACTTTTCTAAAGGCAAGGCACGTCCGAACGCACAAGATGTAATTGACGTCATTACTATACCGTTCCGTAGTAATCATTACAGCTATAATGCTGACCGCAATGACAGTGTCGACGCTCCATTACGCACACTTAACAGAAAGCTTCATCTTTTAAGTTAACCACGCGCCACGACCCAAACGATCTTCTAAGTTTAatccttttcttattttctaTTAATGTTTATATACTCTAATCTTTGACCCTGTTTTTGCATCTTTTTCCTAACAAGAGTTATCACAATCGTACTTTGTGTCGATTTTAGAGTAAGAATAAATAAAGCGGCGTAGCAATAAATTGACCAATAAATAAAGCCACTAGGTGTAATCAAATCACGTACAGGTGATTCAATTA
The window above is part of the Cydia splendana chromosome 19, ilCydSple1.2, whole genome shotgun sequence genome. Proteins encoded here:
- the LOC134800240 gene encoding clavesin-1-like, translating into MAATKYSHPFMQGLKSLPQEYEEEIQQIREWLKSQPHLPYISDEYIVLFLHSNYYKVKESKETIECYFTHRSNTPDLFSNRDPLSPRNQQILDIAHMIGLPNKTSEGYHVLLYRLSDFDYSKLNFADAVRVFCMFNDVKLSEDRLSDGYIVIFDMKGCSLGHLTRVTLPALRAFMVYIQTAHPCRLKKIHVVHTVSFINQVMCLVKPLIHSNLLNLLNFCSEGPAAVVDKELLPEDYGGPLPPVKDFHAEQRKNMEETYRDWLIETEVFKVDEKKRIKKPSKGLFASLTSSFKSLDID